A window from Esox lucius isolate fEsoLuc1 chromosome 16, fEsoLuc1.pri, whole genome shotgun sequence encodes these proteins:
- the mrpl30 gene encoding 39S ribosomal protein L30, mitochondrial isoform X1 encodes MAVLRRGICVSSPIQALTETTPLPWFISFRSKFTKSRISQELLDQWSQEHEKYGGNPEQPHKLHVVTRVKSTMRRPYWEKKMVEGLCLQKANVPVIHKNIPSVNSQLKFIKHLVRIQPLKLPYGLPDEEDMADTYLNSKGELIVRRLLKPLEPKTIES; translated from the exons ATGGCAGTCTTGCGTCGTGGGATTTGCGTATCTTCACCGATTCAG GCTTTAACAGAAACGACGCCTCTGCCTTGGTTCATTTCATTCCGCAGCAAGTTCACAAAATCGCGTATTTCTCAAGAG TTACTGGACCAGTGGTCTCAAGAACATGAGAAGTATGGCGGCAACCCGGAGCAGCCGCATAAGCTGCATGTGGTGACGAGGGTCAAGAGTACCATGCGCCGGCCGTACTGGGAGAAGAAGATGGTAGAGGGACTCTGCCTGCAGAAG GCAAATGTACCTGTAATTCACAAGAATATCCCTTCGGTCAACAGCCAGCTGAAATTCATCAAGCATCTAGTGAG GATCCAACCACTGAAGCTTCCCTATGGTCTGCCTGATGAGGAAGACATGGCCGACACCTACCTGAACAGCAAGGGAGAGCTGATCGTACGCCGCCTCCTAAAACCTTTAGAGCCCAAAACCATTGAGTCCTAG
- the mrpl30 gene encoding 39S ribosomal protein L30, mitochondrial (The RefSeq protein has 1 substitution compared to this genomic sequence): MSVLRRGICVSSPIQALTETTPLPWFISFRSKFTKSRISQELLDQWSQEHEKYGGNPEQPHKLHVVTRVKSTMRRPYWEKKMVEGLCLQKNIPSVNSQLKFIKHLVRIQPLKLPYGLPDEEDMADTYLNSKGELIVRRLLKPLEPKTIES; this comes from the exons ATGGCAGTCTTGCGTCGTGGGATTTGCGTATCTTCACCGATTCAG GCTTTAACAGAAACGACGCCTCTGCCTTGGTTCATTTCATTCCGCAGCAAGTTCACAAAATCGCGTATTTCTCAAGAG TTACTGGACCAGTGGTCTCAAGAACATGAGAAGTATGGCGGCAACCCGGAGCAGCCGCATAAGCTGCATGTGGTGACGAGGGTCAAGAGTACCATGCGCCGGCCGTACTGGGAGAAGAAGATGGTAGAGGGACTCTGCCTGCAGAAG AATATCCCTTCGGTCAACAGCCAGCTGAAATTCATCAAGCATCTAGTGAG GATCCAACCACTGAAGCTTCCCTATGGTCTGCCTGATGAGGAAGACATGGCCGACACCTACCTGAACAGCAAGGGAGAGCTGATCGTACGCCGCCTCCTAAAACCTTTAGAGCCCAAAACCATTGAGTCCTAG
- the txndc9 gene encoding thioredoxin domain-containing protein 9 isoform X1, translating to MASQSMEIMAKALEQQVLQSARMVEEKLDAELGKLERMDDDEMEKLKERRLEALKKSQKQKQEWLSKGHGEYKEIASEKDFFPEVKESNRVVCHFYRDSTFRCKILDKHLSILAKKHLETKFIKLNVDKAPFLTERLRIKVIPTLALVKDGKTKDYVVGFTDMGNTDEFPTEVLEWRLGCSDIINYSGNLMEPPTLTQKPGSKFTKVEKKTIRGRGYDSDSGSEDD from the exons ATGGCGAGTCAGTCTATGGAAATCATGGCCAAGGCACTGGAGCAACAGGTCCTGCAGTCAGCCAGGATGGTTGAGGAGAAGCTAGATGCCGAGCTGGGAAAGTTGGAGCGCATGGATGACGACGAGATGGAAAAGCTGAAGGAGAGGAGGTTAGAGGCCCTCAAGAAATCCCAGAAACAGAAGCAG GAATGGTTGTCTAAAGGTCACGGGGAGTACAAGGAGATTGCCAGTGAGAAAGACTTCTTCCCGGAGGTGAAAGAGAGCAATCGCGTCGTCTGCCATTTCTACAGAGACTCCACCTTCAG ATGCAAAATTCTGGACAAGCACCTAAGCATCCTGGCCAAGAAGCACCTGGAGACCAAGTTCATCAAACTGAATGTGGACAAGGCGCCGTTCCTGACCGAGAGACTGCGGATTAAGGTGATTCCCACTCTGGCATTGGTGAAGGATGGGAAGACCAAGGACTACGTGGTGGGATTCACTGACATGGGAAACACAGATGAGTTTCCAACAGAGGTTCTTGAGTGGAGACTGGGATGCTCCGACATCATCAATTACAG CGGTAACCTTATGGAGCCTCCCACCCTGACACAGAAACCTGGGTCAAAGTTCACCAAGGTGGAGAAGAAGACCATCAGAGGAAGAGGGTACGATTCAGACTCTGGTTCTGAAGATGACTAG
- the txndc9 gene encoding thioredoxin domain-containing protein 9 isoform X2 gives MASQSMEIMAKALEQQVLQSARMVEEKLDAELGKLERMDDDEMEKLKERRLEALKKSQKQKQEWLSKGHGEYKEIASEKDFFPEVKESNRVVCHFYRDSTFRCKILDKHLSILAKKHLETKFIKLNVDKAPFLTERLRIKVIPTLALVKDGKTKDYVVGFTDMGNTDEFPTEVLEWRLGCSDIINYR, from the exons ATGGCGAGTCAGTCTATGGAAATCATGGCCAAGGCACTGGAGCAACAGGTCCTGCAGTCAGCCAGGATGGTTGAGGAGAAGCTAGATGCCGAGCTGGGAAAGTTGGAGCGCATGGATGACGACGAGATGGAAAAGCTGAAGGAGAGGAGGTTAGAGGCCCTCAAGAAATCCCAGAAACAGAAGCAG GAATGGTTGTCTAAAGGTCACGGGGAGTACAAGGAGATTGCCAGTGAGAAAGACTTCTTCCCGGAGGTGAAAGAGAGCAATCGCGTCGTCTGCCATTTCTACAGAGACTCCACCTTCAG ATGCAAAATTCTGGACAAGCACCTAAGCATCCTGGCCAAGAAGCACCTGGAGACCAAGTTCATCAAACTGAATGTGGACAAGGCGCCGTTCCTGACCGAGAGACTGCGGATTAAGGTGATTCCCACTCTGGCATTGGTGAAGGATGGGAAGACCAAGGACTACGTGGTGGGATTCACTGACATGGGAAACACAGATGAGTTTCCAACAGAGGTTCTTGAGTGGAGACTGGGATGCTCCGACATCATCAATTACAGGTGA